CAGTGGCCATGGTCTTCGGCATGCTACCCATCGCCCTCGCCACCGGCACCGCCGCGGAATGGAAAAACGGCCTCGCCTGGGCCCTCATCGGCGGCCTCACAAGCAGCATGTTCCTAACCGTATTCCTAGTACCTGTGGTTTACTATGCAGTGGATGCGGTGAAGGAGCGGTTCACGAAACCGAAAGTGGTAGAAGGAGAGATCGTTCTAACTGGTTCTTGAATATGGATTGGGGCGTGTCCCCGGCTCAAATGCAGCCGAGGTCGGGCTATGCGCTGTACTCCACTCCGCCAAGCGGCGGATGCGGGGTGCCGCTTCTATCCCTCACGCGGGTATCAGGTTTCGACTTATGTTCTGGGTTTGAATAAAAATTCAACCCAAAGGTGATTCGCACGAAAACTAATGCCCAAGATCATTTGCTCACATGCCGAACAGCAGCACTTCGCAAATGATCGATCTACCATGGTCTTGGCTGATCCGTCCTTTGATGTTGCGAGCTTGAGGGACTACCTTTGTAGTAAATCCACAGAACGATGAAACAGATCCGACTATATTCCTTTCTGCTGATGTTCGCATTCGGCATAACAGCTATCACTTCATGCACAAGTGAACCCAAGAAACCAGCTAAGGAGACTGTCATAAATACTGATGTTCCGGAAACAGTGCCAAAGCAGGATACTATGAAGGTCGCGATAAGCGGAAACGATCAGATGCAGTATGACATATCAGAAATTGATGTATTGGAAGGCCAAACAGTTGTGCTGACCTTGACCCATACTGGAAAAATGCCAGTTGATGCTATGGGACACAATTTTGTGCTCTTGGCCAAAGGGACGACCGTTTCCGTGTTTGCTGAAGAAGCACTTAAAGCCAAAGCGACCGATTACATACCGGAAGACCAAAGCAACGTGATAGCACATACAAAATTGGTCGGTGGCGGAGAAAGCACCACGATCACCTTTCAGGCTCCCGAAAAGGGCACGTATGATTTCATCTGTTCATTCCCTGGGCACTATTCAATGATGAAAGGGAAGTTCAACGTTGAATAAGTATTTGCCGTGTATAATATCCACAAGGAATCTCACAATGGCCTGGTGTGTGTGTAGCCAAATAAGCGAGTGCCAATGGACTGTAAAGCATCTCCGTTCCTTCATTCTCTTTATCGAACGAGGGATAGCAAAGGACTAATTTGTACATAGTATGGGTAATGTTGTAAGAAGGTCAAGGTCGATATGCCACAAGAGATTTTGAAACGGCAAATAAGGAATTAGCGACCCGGCCTGGTTCAAATATAGCGCGGTTCCGGGGCCGCTGTGAACGGATCCTCATATCCCGCAGCAGCGTTATTCACTCGCATATGAAGTTGGACAGCGACGAGTTCCAAGGTCTGGTATTGTGGATGCGCCCTTCGTATCCATCAACAAAGAGGATTGGACCACGGCGCAGCTCTTCACACTAGTTCATGATTTGGCGCATATCTGGATCCAACCAACCTTGGTCAGTAGCCAACTCAATACGTAGTTGAACAATTTCCAGAGTTAGTTCGTGATCATTTGACCATGCGCTAGCGCGTTAGGGATTGTAACGGAAAGCCTGCCTGTCCGGTAGGCAGGCCCGGAGCGAGGTACGAGTGAGGACTTGGAGCCCTTCGACTCCGCTCAGGGTAAATTCCAAGCCCGCCCCGGTTGTTCCCGCTGTTTCAAGCGGGAACAACCGGGGAACGCCCAAAACCAATAGAATGGATTGACTTTCTTTCTAACGCATTTTATAAACCCCTCCTTACGTGACTTTCGTCACATAACTCGAACGATCAGTTACGCGTTCCAATATCAATCGTACATTTGCGATGAACAATGAAGAGAACGCTTGAACAACAGGTACATGATGAGGATGCTGAGCAATTGGCGGTCTTCGCGAAGGCATTGGGGCATCCGACCCGCATAGCAATTC
The nucleotide sequence above comes from Flavobacteriales bacterium. Encoded proteins:
- the azu gene encoding azurin — translated: MKQIRLYSFLLMFAFGITAITSCTSEPKKPAKETVINTDVPETVPKQDTMKVAISGNDQMQYDISEIDVLEGQTVVLTLTHTGKMPVDAMGHNFVLLAKGTTVSVFAEEALKAKATDYIPEDQSNVIAHTKLVGGGESTTITFQAPEKGTYDFICSFPGHYSMMKGKFNVE